One Manduca sexta isolate Smith_Timp_Sample1 chromosome 26, JHU_Msex_v1.0, whole genome shotgun sequence genomic region harbors:
- the LOC115444875 gene encoding PDZ and LIM domain protein Zasp isoform X1, with protein MSPNSNYDEPSRTVLSTSTIENIPLTPYNTQQSIKEIATQEYASASFSSTAMSSIKTESMEQHMSQTEQQNTSRITKSVAQESSVSQSFVYQSQGSFKEVLGRHGDQNSTTSNMKYTEGELENISNTSFENKMEANGDKIDTTKMKDNDLEPKKIDELLISSDSVNTPEIIEHNSIEQFESSESNFKQQTDNIDNGSAKKPLQTENNNEDQKTDTFEKNTLNSNVSESFTQTYSGGSMLDALTIAPERPYSPLPSPPQPVNSLLSQTPVEESKQCHEDQIVTEDEISNDLYDDSEGIEQSVIKTDIHIPDPSPIFTQQLKREITPIPPLKVYNPPKTTEAPVPMPVETKPYIPPDFTIIAEPKTSLSVLRSSSCSPMIDALTTAPDRPFTPKITPVSATAIERGSLREALTIAPDRPFSPLPINITNPPNHYTATTTVQTHSIASEILKPIATQSTNQIANQDNTQILGNIQNTYELQSSSQASAFKPVSKQACVPQNPQEHRLVNIPPMQMKTKPSSMSEFTSMQQSSFASNYLRNQGFSSVKATQHYFEELDKKESLSSTAIRSKSGLHKPDSIPPYQKNIEMLPSQRGISPDMYREKPIPQRPVTPNTDPPTKRHEKSQERQMIAATPRRDMPICNPPTIITPIEQTPIPQSYLPVHKENPITMTFQPVSEGNFMRVSPIRSRPSTPSLINKPAPIIPHYQMNLVPVEHLAPETHLYEPTSREGSRSPTPKPRSRSPAPGPPPNPLKAHAPRIKETTSQGYMQQAHLPQPTSNIQKGHEILPMPSDTENYSAYSTRQAAQAQQPMVNQQRFENMEYQTENYTKDDINVKEDSLTSQHYDQRQLQSQNVAEYGNTTVQTTRKTFEEFGRTQSAKVVEIRHGGSSSFGGYQLTQPSIEPSNVSANQNYPTSFSNLSTPQTISSFSSSINPTNENIATASSKIKQYQPTPSSSGANQGPVCDPTPSTGSSVGAAARGKTFGVSSAPKRGRGILNKPALPGSRVPLCASCNGNIRGPFITALGRIWCPEHFICVNATCRRALQDIGFVEENGQLYCEFCFEQYIAPSCDKCHAKIKGDCLNAIGKHFHPECFSCVYCGKLFGNNPFFLEDGLPYCEADWNELFTTKCFACGFPVEAGDRWVEALNNNYHSQCFNCTVCKKNLEGQSFFAKGGRPFCKSHAR; from the exons ATGAGTCCAAATTCAAATTACGATGAACCTAGTCGAACCGTGCTTTCAACAAGTACAATTGAAAATATACCACTTACCCCGTACAATACACAGCAATCTATAAAAGAAATTGCTACACAAGAATATGCTTCTGCATCCTTTTCATCAACTGCTATGTCATCAATAAAAACCGAGTCAATGGAACAACACATGTCTCAGACGGAACAACAGAATACTAGTAGGATTACTAAGTCTGTTGCTCAAGAATCGTCTGTAAGCCAGAGTTTTGTTTATCAGTCTCAGGGATCTTTTAAGGAGGTATTAGGTCGTCACGGAGACCAAAATTCGACAACTTCAAATATGAAATACACAGAAGGGGAATtggaaaatataagtaatactaGCTTTGAAAATAAGATGGAAGCAAACGGAGATAAAATCGATACAACAAAAATGAAGGATAATGATTTAGAGCCTAAAAAAAttgatgaattattaatttctagtGATAGTGTTAACACGCCAGAAATAATTGAACATAATAGCATAGAGCAATTTGAAAGCAGTGAAAGTAACTTTAAGCAACAAACTGATAATATTGATAATGGTTCCGCTAAGAAACCTTTGCAAACTGAAAATAACAATGAGGATCAAAAAACCGAcacatttgaaaaaaatacactCAACAGTAATGTTTCCGAATCTTTCACCCAAACTTATTCAGGAGGATCTATGTTAGACGCTTTAACGATCGCCCCAGAACGTCCTTATTCACCGTTACCATCACCTCCACAACCAGTTAATTCACTGTTGTCTCAAACTCCGGTCGAAGAGAGTAAGCAATGCCACGAAGATCAGATTGTAACAGAAGATGAAATTTCAAATGATTTGTACGACGATAGTGAAGGTATTGAACAGAGTGTAATAAAAACAGATATACACATACCGGATCCTTCTCCAATATTTACTCAACAATTAAAAAGAGAAATAACGCCTATACCACCGCTCAAAGTATATAACCCTCCAAAAACAACGGAAGCCCCAGTCCCAATGCCTGTAGAAACAAAACCGTACATTCCGCCTGATTTTACTATAATCGCGGAGCCTAAAACCTCCCTATCGGTACTTCGATCGTCTTCCTGTTCTCCAATGATTGATGCGTTAACCACAGCACCAGACAGACCTTTTACTCCAAAAATTACACCTGTAAGTGCTACTGCAATAGAACGTGGGTCCTTAAGAGAGGCGCTTACTATTGCTCCTGACCGACCATTTAGTCCGTTacctataaatattacaaatccaCCTAATCATTACACTGCTACAACTACAGTGCAAACCCACTCTATTGCGTcggaaatattaaaaccaataGCGACTCAATCTACGAACCAAATAGCTAATCAGGATAATACTCAGATTTTAGGtaacatacaaaatacatacGAATTGCAATCTTCATCTCAGGCATCCGCTTTTAAGCCAGTTTCCAAACAAGCCTGCGTTCCTCAAAATCCACAAGAACACAGATTGGTAAATATACCTCCAATGCAAATGAAAACGAAACCTTCATCCATGTCAGAGTTCACTTCGATGCAGCAATCAAGTTTTGCGTCAAATTATTTAAGAAACCAAGGCTTCTCATCTGTTAAGGCAACGCAACACTACTTTGAAGAATTAGATAAAAAGGAATCACTATCGTCAACAGCAATAAGATCGAAGTCTGGTTTACATAAACCAGATAGTATCCCTCCTTATCAGAAAAATATTGAGATGCTTCCATCTCAAAGAGGTATATCACCAGACATGTACAGAGAAAAGCCAATACCTCAAAGGCCCGTGACACCAAATACCGACCCTCCAACTAAACGTCACGAAAAATCACAGGAACGACAAATGATTGCAGCAACACCACGTAGAGATATGCCAATATGTAATCCACCAACAATTATAACACCAATAGAACAAACTCCAATACCACAAAGCTATTTACCCGTACATAAAGAAAATCCTATAACTATGACCTTCCAGCCCGTATCGGAGGGTAATTTCATGAGAGTTTCACCAATACGCAGTCGGCCATCTACACCCAGTTTAATCAATAAACCTGCTCCTATAATTCCACACTATCAGATGAATTTAGTACCGGTAGAACATTTGGCACCAGAAACGCATTTATACGAACCTACTAGTCGCGAAGGAAGTAGGTCACCTACGCCTAAGCCAAGATCTCGTTCTCCGGCACCTGGACCACCACCTAATCCTTTAAAAGCACATGCGCCTAGAATTAAAGAAACTACCAGCCAGGGTTATATGCAGCAAGCACATTTACCACAACCTACATCAAATATTCAAAAAGGACATGAGATTTTACCAATGCCATCCGATACTGAAAATTATAGTGCGTATTCAACGAGACAAGCTGCTCAAGCTCAACAGCCTATGGTTAATCAGCAAAGGTTTGAGAATATGGAGTATCAAACTGAAAATTATACTAAAGatgatattaatgtaaaagAAGACTCATTAACTAGTCAACATTATGACCAAAGACAATTGCAATCACAGAATGTTGCAGAATATGGAAATACAACAGTCCAAACAACTCGTAAAACGTTTGAAGAATTTGGACGAACACAATCTGCTAAAGTTGTAGAAATCAGACACGGAGGTTCGTCATCGTTTGGTGGATATCAGTTAACTCAACCTAGTATTGAACCGAGTAATGTTAGTGCTAATCAAAATTATCCAACGTCTTTTTCAAATTTGTCTACTCCCCAAACGATTTCATCATTTAGTTCTTCGATTAATCCTACTAATGAGAACATTGCAACCGctagtagtaaaataaaacaatatcaaccAACGCCTTCGAGTTCTGGTGCTAACCAAGGTCCAGTGTGTGATCCTACCCCATCGACAGGTTCGAGTGTAGGGGCTGCCGCACGTGGCAAAACTTTTGGTGTATCTTCGGCGCCGAAACGAGGAAGGGGAATTTTGAATAAACCTGCGCTGCCCGGTTCCCGCGTGCCTCTTTGCGCATCCTGCAATGGAAATATTAG AGGACCATTCATCACCGCTTTAGGCCGTATCTGGTGTCCAGAGCACTTCATATGCGTGAATGCAACGTGTAGACGTGCGCTCCAAGATATTGGATTCGTTGAAGAAAATGGCCAGCTTTACTGTGAATTCTGTTTCGAACAGTATATCGCTCCTTCGTGCGACAAGTGCCATGCTAAAATTAAAGGC GATTGCTTAAATGCTATTGGAAAGCATTTCCATCCCGAATGCTTCAGCTGTGTCTATTGCGGAAAATTATTTGGTAACAATCCGTTCTTTTTGGAAGACGGACTTCCATATTGCGAAGCag ATTGGAACGAGTTGTTTACTACGAAATGCTTCGCCTGCGGTTTCCCCGTGGAAGCGGGCGACAGGTGGGTCGAGGCGCTCAACAATAACTACCACAGTCAGTGCTTCAACTGCACG gtGTGCAAAAAGAACCTCGAAGGACAGAGTTTCTTCGCCAAGGGAGGTCGACCTTTCTGCAAGTCACATGCACGCTAA